The following are from one region of the Cloacibacterium sp. TD35 genome:
- a CDS encoding HyaD/HybD family hydrogenase maturation endopeptidase, translating into MKDYKTDVFQYTVDEFHSDGNDILILGIGNYLMGDEGIGVQFVKNLDTSRFPEGISFLDGGTGGFSLVPYIESHEHVIIVDATMDGKEEGTITLLTPKFSDDFPVSLSGHNFGLKDMVDILTFMDKMPNIYLFTVTISKMEPMYLELSPKVAAAIPKVTEMALELVQKIRKEN; encoded by the coding sequence ATGAAAGATTATAAGACAGATGTTTTTCAATATACGGTAGACGAATTTCATTCAGATGGAAATGACATTCTCATTTTGGGGATTGGGAATTATTTGATGGGAGACGAAGGAATTGGTGTTCAGTTTGTTAAAAATTTAGACACTTCTAGATTTCCAGAAGGTATCAGTTTTTTAGATGGAGGAACTGGCGGTTTCTCACTTGTTCCCTACATCGAAAGTCATGAGCATGTGATTATTGTAGATGCTACGATGGACGGAAAAGAAGAAGGAACGATTACACTTCTTACCCCTAAATTTTCAGATGATTTCCCCGTTTCGTTGAGCGGTCATAATTTTGGATTAAAAGACATGGTAGATATCCTCACATTTATGGATAAAATGCCTAATATTTATCTTTTCACAGTTACCATTTCTAAAATGGAGCCTATGTATCTAGAGCTTTCACCAAAAGTAGCCGCTGCTATTCCAAAAGTAACCGAAATGGCTCTAGAATTAGTTCAAAAAATTAGAAAAGAAAATTAA
- a CDS encoding nickel-dependent hydrogenase large subunit, with protein MANRIVVDPITRIEGHLRAEVEITDGTIRDAFLSSGMVRGLENIVKGRNPKDVWAFVQRTCGVCTTTHAIASIRAVENALGINVPPNAEMVRNIMLGSLYVHDHIVHFYHLHAFDWVDVVNGLSADPVKTSQLAQSISNWPKSSPGYFADLQKRLKKFVDSGQLGIFANGYWGHPAMKLPPEANLMATAHYLEALEWQKEIVKIHAIFGGKNPHPNFLVGGMACAINVDDASGINAERLALVQKLLIQGKEFVEQVYLPDLLTIASFYKDWGAIGGFHNFMAFGDFPMAGYGNKDMSTYKFPAGVILNKDLSKVHDVDLENLKTVEEHVNNSWYDYTGDPNAGKQPWSGETNINYTGPKPPYEFLDVENKYSFIKTPRWKGQAMEVGPLARVLVGYASGREDFKEVVDSTLSKLQIPAEALFSTLGRTAARGLETQLVAQWNLEFYDKLIENIKGGDERMANMEKWDVSTWPAEAKGVGRVEAPRGGLSHWIVIKDGKTENYQQIVPSTWNASPRDPKGQRSPYESTLINTPVADPELPLEIIRTIHSFDPCIACAVHLYDEKGNIIKEINDVSVCTV; from the coding sequence ATGGCAAATAGAATAGTAGTAGATCCTATTACAAGGATTGAAGGTCATTTAAGAGCAGAGGTAGAAATCACAGACGGAACCATCAGAGACGCATTCCTTTCATCAGGGATGGTACGTGGTTTAGAAAATATTGTAAAAGGCAGAAACCCAAAAGATGTTTGGGCTTTTGTACAAAGAACTTGTGGAGTATGTACTACTACCCACGCTATTGCTTCTATTAGAGCAGTAGAAAACGCATTAGGAATTAATGTACCGCCTAATGCAGAAATGGTAAGAAATATAATGCTAGGTTCATTATATGTACATGACCATATTGTACACTTCTATCATCTTCATGCATTTGACTGGGTAGATGTAGTCAATGGTTTAAGTGCAGACCCTGTAAAAACATCACAATTAGCACAGTCTATCTCTAATTGGCCAAAATCTTCACCAGGATATTTTGCTGATTTACAAAAACGTTTGAAAAAATTTGTAGACAGCGGACAGTTAGGAATCTTTGCAAACGGATATTGGGGACACCCAGCTATGAAACTTCCACCAGAAGCTAACTTAATGGCTACGGCTCACTACCTTGAAGCATTAGAGTGGCAAAAAGAAATCGTGAAAATTCACGCCATCTTCGGAGGTAAAAATCCACACCCTAATTTCTTAGTAGGAGGTATGGCTTGCGCGATTAACGTAGATGACGCAAGTGGTATTAATGCAGAGAGATTGGCACTAGTTCAAAAATTATTAATCCAAGGAAAAGAATTTGTAGAACAAGTTTATCTTCCAGATTTATTAACGATTGCTAGTTTCTACAAAGATTGGGGCGCAATTGGTGGTTTCCATAACTTTATGGCATTCGGAGATTTCCCAATGGCAGGTTACGGAAACAAAGACATGAGTACCTACAAATTCCCAGCAGGTGTAATTCTCAATAAAGATTTATCTAAAGTACATGATGTAGATTTAGAAAATCTAAAAACAGTAGAAGAACATGTTAACAACTCTTGGTACGATTATACAGGTGATCCAAACGCCGGAAAACAACCTTGGAGTGGAGAAACTAATATCAATTATACTGGTCCGAAACCTCCTTATGAATTCTTAGATGTAGAAAATAAATACAGCTTCATCAAAACTCCTCGTTGGAAAGGTCAAGCTATGGAAGTAGGCCCATTAGCGAGAGTTTTAGTAGGCTACGCATCAGGAAGAGAAGATTTCAAAGAAGTAGTAGATTCTACTTTATCCAAATTACAAATTCCAGCCGAAGCATTATTCTCTACATTAGGTAGAACTGCTGCTAGAGGTTTAGAGACACAATTAGTAGCTCAGTGGAATTTAGAATTCTATGATAAATTAATTGAAAATATTAAAGGAGGTGACGAAAGAATGGCGAACATGGAGAAATGGGATGTTTCTACATGGCCAGCAGAAGCTAAAGGTGTAGGTAGAGTAGAAGCTCCAAGAGGTGGGTTAAGCCACTGGATTGTAATAAAAGATGGTAAAACAGAAAATTACCAACAAATTGTTCCTTCTACTTGGAATGCATCACCACGTGATCCAAAAGGACAACGCTCTCCTTACGAAAGTACATTAATTAATACTCCAGTTGCAGATCCAGAACTTCCATTAGAAATTATTAGAACGATACACTCTTTTGACCCTTGTATTGCTTGTGCAGTGCATTTGTATGACGAAAAAGGGAATATCATCAAGGAAATCAATGACGTTTCTGTTTGTACCGTTTAA
- the hypB gene encoding hydrogenase nickel incorporation protein HypB, whose amino-acid sequence MCSTCGCSSNENGITLTKMGENHHTHHHHDGHTHSHDHHHGDHSHSHEHHHEHGHEHDHDHHHHGHHDHNHGHHHHHDVNIVELEKDILHQNQLGAERNRGFFEALNIFAMNLVSSPGSGKTSLLEKTIADLKGEIEFSVIEGDQQTTNDAARIHALNIPVLQINTGKGCHLDSEMIAKSLKELKPKQNSILMIENVGNLVCPAMFDLGENQRVVIISTTEGEDKPLKYPDMFFSSNICIINKIDLLPYLKFDVEKLKENTKKVNPNIQFFEVSATSGEGMEAWYEFLRSKIVKS is encoded by the coding sequence ATGTGCTCAACTTGCGGATGTAGTTCTAACGAAAACGGAATTACTTTAACAAAAATGGGAGAAAACCACCATACACACCATCATCACGATGGCCATACCCATTCTCACGATCACCATCATGGAGACCACTCCCACAGTCATGAACATCATCACGAACATGGACATGAACACGATCACGATCACCACCATCACGGCCATCACGACCACAATCATGGTCACCACCATCATCATGATGTAAATATTGTAGAACTAGAAAAAGATATTCTTCACCAAAATCAATTGGGAGCAGAAAGAAACCGTGGTTTTTTTGAAGCTTTAAATATTTTTGCGATGAACTTGGTAAGCTCTCCTGGTTCTGGGAAAACTTCGCTTTTAGAAAAAACAATCGCAGACTTAAAAGGCGAAATAGAATTTTCTGTAATTGAAGGCGACCAACAAACCACCAATGACGCAGCCAGAATACATGCGTTAAATATTCCTGTTCTTCAAATCAATACAGGGAAAGGCTGTCATCTAGATTCAGAAATGATTGCCAAATCTCTAAAAGAACTGAAACCAAAACAAAATTCTATCCTAATGATAGAAAACGTAGGAAACTTAGTTTGTCCTGCCATGTTTGATTTAGGCGAAAACCAAAGAGTAGTCATTATTTCTACCACTGAAGGAGAAGATAAACCTCTGAAATATCCAGATATGTTTTTCAGTTCTAACATCTGTATTATTAATAAAATTGATTTATTACCATACTTAAAATTTGATGTAGAAAAACTGAAAGAAAACACCAAAAAAGTAAATCCAAATATTCAATTTTTTGAAGTTTCAGCTACTTCAGGAGAAGGAATGGAAGCTTGGTATGAGTTTTTAAGAAGCAAAATTGTAAAATCGTAA
- a CDS encoding FKBP-type peptidyl-prolyl cis-trans isomerase: MDIYDLLGKIDHTEDEDKVSYSAGVILAMSLRDMGFEEVKYEDFIDGMKTIFDKTTPKISPKKAIDIFNNYVLLLRGEMLQKNAEEGQEFLEKNRENPKITELENGLQYEILVEGNGAVPKLTDEVEVEYEGYLLDKQVFDSTKDVGAQVFRISEMIEGWKEVLTKMQEGSRWKVYIPPHLAYGENGAPPMIQPNATLVFVIELNKII, encoded by the coding sequence ATGGACATTTACGATTTATTAGGAAAAATAGACCACACCGAAGACGAGGACAAAGTATCTTATTCTGCAGGTGTAATTTTGGCGATGAGCCTTCGAGATATGGGTTTTGAAGAAGTAAAATATGAGGATTTCATTGATGGAATGAAAACCATTTTTGATAAGACTACTCCCAAAATCTCTCCCAAAAAAGCAATAGATATTTTCAACAATTATGTGCTTTTGCTTCGTGGGGAAATGTTGCAAAAAAATGCTGAAGAAGGACAAGAATTTCTTGAAAAAAACAGAGAAAATCCTAAAATTACAGAATTAGAAAATGGTTTGCAGTACGAAATTTTAGTAGAAGGAAACGGTGCAGTTCCAAAGCTTACTGATGAGGTAGAGGTAGAATATGAAGGATATTTGCTTGATAAGCAGGTTTTTGATTCTACTAAAGATGTAGGTGCGCAAGTTTTCAGAATTTCAGAAATGATAGAAGGATGGAAAGAAGTGTTGACTAAAATGCAAGAAGGTTCTCGCTGGAAAGTTTACATTCCGCCACATTTAGCTTACGGCGAAAACGGAGCGCCACCAATGATTCAACCGAATGCTACTTTGGTTTTTGTGATAGAACTGAATAAAATCATATAA
- the nikR gene encoding nickel-responsive transcriptional regulator NikR, which translates to MAQVRFGVSLDEEILKELDQFVLDNHLPNRSQAIRHLVENRIVEKKWKENDVVSGAIVLLFDHHKGDVGVKMNDIQHEFYKEILSAQHFHLDHDNCLEIIAVKGNANRLTDLANKLIGLKGIIHGKLVTSKMI; encoded by the coding sequence ATGGCGCAAGTAAGATTTGGCGTGAGTTTAGACGAAGAAATATTGAAAGAATTAGATCAATTCGTTCTAGACAATCATTTGCCAAACCGTTCACAAGCGATTCGACATTTGGTAGAAAACCGAATTGTAGAAAAGAAATGGAAAGAAAATGATGTGGTTTCTGGTGCTATTGTGTTGCTTTTTGATCATCATAAAGGTGATGTAGGCGTAAAGATGAATGATATTCAGCATGAATTTTACAAAGAAATTCTTTCAGCACAACATTTTCATCTAGACCATGATAATTGCTTAGAAATTATCGCAGTAAAAGGAAATGCGAATCGTTTAACTGATTTAGCTAATAAATTAATTGGCTTAAAAGGGATTATCCATGGTAAACTCGTAACGAGTAAGATGATATAA
- a CDS encoding hydrogenase small subunit — protein MGTKTSTNETYLQSIERQGYSRRDFMKFVAFIGAYMGIESSALGQVAKALANTPRLPVIWEHFQECTCCSESFIRSDHPIVADIILDKISLDYTLTLMAASGHQAEAAKKSTMEKYKGKYILCVEGSVPLGDDGNYCVIAGRTAIDILKESAKDAAAIIAWGSCATTGCVQAAKPNPTNAVPINKIITDKPIINVPGCPPIGEVMAGVIVHYVAFGKLPELDAAGRPKAFYSKRVHDSCYRRPYFDAGLFVESFDDENAKKGYCLYKVGCKGPSTYNTCGNMKWNGGISYPIQSGHGCLGCSADKFWDAADSFYSRDISAIGGFAESNADTVGKVALGGVVAGAAIHAVASNISKRKDLERRIKEAEESEKKLAKDKI, from the coding sequence ATGGGGACTAAAACTTCAACCAATGAAACTTACCTTCAGAGTATTGAGAGACAAGGATATTCTAGAAGAGATTTCATGAAATTTGTTGCCTTTATCGGCGCATACATGGGTATCGAAAGTTCAGCTCTTGGTCAGGTAGCAAAAGCATTAGCTAATACACCAAGATTACCTGTAATATGGGAGCATTTCCAAGAATGTACCTGTTGCAGTGAGTCTTTTATCCGTTCAGACCATCCTATCGTAGCGGATATAATTCTAGACAAGATTTCATTAGATTACACATTAACATTGATGGCGGCAAGTGGTCATCAGGCGGAAGCTGCGAAAAAATCTACAATGGAGAAATACAAAGGAAAATATATTCTTTGTGTAGAGGGTTCTGTTCCGCTAGGAGATGATGGTAATTATTGTGTAATTGCAGGAAGAACAGCTATAGATATTCTAAAAGAGTCTGCTAAAGACGCTGCTGCTATCATAGCATGGGGAAGCTGCGCAACTACAGGTTGTGTACAAGCGGCTAAGCCTAATCCTACCAATGCGGTACCAATTAATAAAATCATTACAGATAAACCGATTATCAATGTTCCTGGTTGCCCACCAATTGGTGAGGTAATGGCAGGAGTGATCGTACACTATGTAGCATTTGGTAAATTACCAGAATTAGATGCTGCAGGAAGACCAAAAGCCTTCTATTCTAAACGTGTACACGATAGCTGCTACAGAAGACCTTATTTTGATGCTGGTCTATTCGTAGAAAGTTTCGATGACGAAAATGCTAAAAAAGGATATTGTCTATATAAAGTAGGCTGTAAAGGACCATCTACTTATAATACCTGTGGTAATATGAAATGGAATGGTGGTATTTCTTACCCAATTCAGTCTGGTCACGGATGTCTAGGTTGTAGTGCAGATAAATTCTGGGATGCAGCAGATAGTTTCTATTCTAGAGATATATCTGCAATAGGCGGTTTCGCAGAAAGCAATGCTGATACTGTTGGTAAAGTTGCTCTAGGTGGCGTAGTTGCCGGAGCTGCAATACATGCCGTAGCTTCTAACATTTCTAAAAGAAAAGATTTAGAAAGAAGAATAAAAGAAGCAGAAGAAAGTGAAAAAAAATTAGCTAAAGACAAGATTTAA
- the cybH gene encoding Ni/Fe-hydrogenase, b-type cytochrome subunit: METTKHLQEEVSFKTVTFRRAYIWQLPVRFFHWINGFAITFLIITGFLIANPPAIMTAKEASGQFWMGLIRMVHFISAYAMVAVMFMRVYWAFVGNRFANWRQFVPFDKKGIEKMWHVIKHDIFLFNEKEYKFTSIPIGHNAVAAASYMVMFILAVVMIFTGFALYAPTSTWFFPKFFAWATSLVTTDEFLIRRIHHIVMWAFILFIAVHFYLVLFHDWLEGRGESSAMVSGYKFVRKERFEDYKEEDKH; encoded by the coding sequence ATGGAAACCACAAAACATTTACAAGAAGAAGTTTCTTTTAAAACGGTTACCTTCAGACGAGCATACATATGGCAATTGCCAGTTCGTTTTTTCCATTGGATTAATGGTTTTGCAATTACTTTTCTCATTATTACAGGGTTTTTAATCGCGAATCCTCCTGCAATTATGACTGCAAAAGAAGCGTCAGGACAATTCTGGATGGGACTAATCAGAATGGTACATTTCATAAGTGCTTATGCAATGGTAGCTGTAATGTTTATGAGAGTCTATTGGGCTTTTGTAGGAAACAGATTTGCCAATTGGAGACAATTTGTGCCTTTTGATAAAAAAGGAATAGAAAAAATGTGGCATGTGATAAAACATGATATCTTTTTATTTAATGAAAAAGAATATAAATTCACTAGTATTCCTATTGGTCATAATGCAGTAGCTGCAGCTTCATATATGGTAATGTTCATTCTAGCTGTAGTAATGATATTTACAGGATTTGCATTGTATGCACCTACTTCTACATGGTTCTTTCCTAAGTTTTTTGCTTGGGCTACCTCGTTGGTTACTACTGATGAATTTTTAATCAGAAGAATTCACCATATTGTAATGTGGGCATTTATACTTTTCATTGCAGTACATTTTTACCTAGTCTTATTCCACGATTGGTTAGAAGGCCGTGGTGAATCTTCAGCGATGGTAAGTGGTTACAAATTCGTAAGAAAAGAAAGATTCGAAGATTATAAAGAAGAGGATAAACATTAA
- the hypA gene encoding hydrogenase maturation nickel metallochaperone HypA gives MHELSIATSILKTSTQEVERINGKKVEEIYLEIGKISGIEITSLEFAWEQCMKGSVLENAKVHITEPTGFARCAECNHEFEISKIYDSCERCGSPFKEIITGQEMKIKKLIIS, from the coding sequence ATGCACGAACTTTCCATCGCAACCTCAATTTTAAAAACTTCTACGCAAGAAGTAGAGAGAATTAACGGTAAAAAAGTAGAAGAAATTTATCTAGAAATTGGCAAAATTTCTGGTATCGAAATTACCTCTTTAGAGTTTGCATGGGAACAATGTATGAAGGGTAGCGTTTTAGAAAACGCCAAGGTTCATATTACAGAACCAACTGGTTTTGCCAGATGCGCAGAATGCAATCATGAATTTGAGATTTCTAAAATTTATGACTCTTGCGAACGCTGCGGAAGTCCTTTTAAAGAAATTATTACAGGACAAGAAATGAAAATTAAGAAACTGATCATTAGTTAA
- the hypF gene encoding carbamoyltransferase HypF — protein sequence MAEEFGLKGYVSNDELGVIIVCQGENSEEFFNEIHHRKPKSSEIIFSEIKEIETAEIFDRFFIKPTEKNIVVDIPLTPDFATCESCETELFDEHNPRYFYPFTTCTQCGPRYSVTKKFPFERENTAIEVFKMCPNCLEEYKNPDDVRFHSQTNSCPNCGIQIWLKDNQGNEFKGSNKEIFEKLAEELSHGKIVALKNTAGYLLMCDATNSEAVSELRKRKRRPTKPFAVLFSGVSIMQQYLEVSELQIQYFKSSESPIIVTKIKDLKDLAIEEISPNMNTIGAMFPYSGTLKLIAKTFGKPLIATSGNFHGSPICSTTEEAEQILGKIADYFLHNTLEIQHPQDDSVIKFSPKHYQKIVFRRSRGFAPNYFFAEELSELNKEKNKILSLGGDLKNTFAIVPNNHVYISEYIGDLANFETYERFENTVKSYQKIFNFSPEIILKDLHPKYENQNIVSKFSNYQTHEIQHHQAHFASILGEKKLWKKDKVLGVIWDGIGFGTSTEIWGGEFFLLENQKIARVAQLENFAWILGDKMSKTPKISALSVSGNNEDLKFAFDENEWKIYTNLVEKSEIKTSSMGRFFDAIAFVLGYEKPLFFEGEPAMWLEKISQDAFEKGTELIDYLAEDTVENIPTKKLFLKLLEEKKSGKSAGEIGLNFHYTLIKAIEKIAQRFAVKELAFSGGVWQNALLVDLAIEFLGDKFELHFHEKLSPNDENISFGQLNYYLNKI from the coding sequence TTGGCTGAAGAATTCGGGCTAAAAGGCTACGTTTCGAATGATGAGTTGGGCGTAATTATTGTTTGTCAAGGTGAAAATTCTGAGGAATTTTTTAATGAAATTCATCATCGTAAACCGAAATCTTCTGAAATAATTTTTTCGGAAATCAAAGAAATTGAAACAGCAGAAATTTTTGATAGATTTTTCATCAAACCTACCGAAAAAAACATAGTGGTAGATATTCCGTTAACGCCTGATTTTGCCACTTGCGAATCTTGTGAAACCGAACTTTTTGATGAACATAATCCACGTTATTTTTATCCTTTTACCACTTGTACACAGTGCGGCCCGAGATATTCTGTGACCAAAAAATTCCCTTTCGAAAGGGAAAATACCGCTATTGAGGTCTTCAAAATGTGCCCCAATTGCTTGGAAGAATACAAAAATCCAGATGATGTTAGGTTTCATTCTCAAACCAATTCTTGTCCGAATTGTGGCATTCAAATTTGGTTAAAAGACAATCAAGGAAACGAATTCAAGGGTTCAAATAAAGAAATTTTTGAAAAATTGGCAGAAGAATTATCTCACGGGAAAATTGTAGCGCTCAAAAATACAGCAGGTTATCTGTTAATGTGCGATGCTACCAATTCCGAAGCGGTTTCAGAGTTGAGAAAAAGAAAACGCAGACCTACGAAACCTTTTGCCGTTTTATTTTCTGGAGTTTCAATAATGCAGCAATATTTAGAGGTGTCAGAACTTCAAATTCAGTATTTTAAATCATCTGAAAGTCCTATAATTGTTACTAAAATTAAGGATTTAAAAGATTTGGCAATTGAAGAAATTTCACCGAATATGAATACGATTGGCGCGATGTTTCCCTATTCTGGTACATTAAAACTCATTGCGAAAACTTTCGGTAAACCACTTATTGCAACCAGTGGAAATTTCCATGGTTCGCCAATTTGCTCTACTACAGAAGAAGCCGAGCAAATTTTAGGTAAAATTGCAGATTATTTTTTACACAACACATTAGAAATTCAGCATCCTCAAGACGATTCTGTGATTAAATTTTCTCCAAAGCATTACCAGAAAATTGTTTTTCGTCGTTCCAGAGGTTTTGCCCCGAATTATTTCTTTGCCGAAGAACTTTCGGAATTGAATAAAGAGAAAAATAAAATTTTGAGTTTAGGTGGAGACTTGAAAAACACCTTTGCTATTGTACCAAATAATCACGTTTATATTTCAGAATACATAGGCGATTTAGCGAATTTTGAAACCTACGAAAGATTTGAAAACACTGTAAAATCTTACCAGAAAATCTTTAATTTTTCGCCAGAAATTATCCTTAAAGATTTACATCCAAAATACGAAAATCAAAATATTGTTTCAAAATTTTCAAATTATCAAACCCATGAAATTCAACATCACCAAGCGCATTTTGCTTCTATTTTAGGAGAGAAAAAATTGTGGAAAAAAGATAAGGTTTTGGGTGTTATTTGGGATGGAATTGGTTTCGGAACATCCACCGAAATCTGGGGTGGAGAGTTTTTCCTTTTGGAAAATCAAAAAATAGCAAGAGTGGCTCAGCTCGAAAATTTCGCATGGATTTTAGGAGATAAGATGTCTAAAACGCCTAAAATTTCAGCACTTTCGGTTTCAGGAAATAATGAAGATTTAAAATTTGCTTTTGATGAAAATGAATGGAAAATCTACACCAATCTTGTAGAGAAGTCAGAGATTAAAACTTCATCCATGGGAAGGTTTTTTGATGCGATTGCTTTTGTTTTAGGTTATGAAAAGCCTTTGTTTTTTGAAGGAGAACCTGCTATGTGGTTAGAAAAAATCTCGCAAGATGCTTTTGAAAAAGGCACAGAATTAATAGATTATTTAGCAGAAGATACTGTTGAAAATATTCCAACCAAGAAGTTGTTTTTAAAACTTCTGGAAGAAAAAAAATCAGGAAAAAGCGCTGGAGAAATAGGACTGAATTTTCATTATACTTTAATTAAAGCTATTGAGAAAATAGCACAGCGTTTTGCGGTGAAAGAACTCGCTTTTTCTGGTGGAGTTTGGCAAAATGCTTTGTTGGTAGATTTGGCAATAGAATTTTTGGGAGATAAATTTGAACTTCATTTCCACGAAAAACTTTCTCCGAATGATGAGAACATCAGTTTCGGGCAATTGAATTATTATTTAAACAAAATTTAA